In [Clostridium] cellulosi, one genomic interval encodes:
- a CDS encoding SAM-dependent methyltransferase (High confidence in function and specificity) — protein MLEKMVDFFDNRLDEYDKHQLTCIESAQEFYPFTAECLPKEPRTHILDLGCGTGLELEEYFKINPTAKVTGIDLAPGMLSVLKAKFPEKDIKLVLGSYFDIPFGCEVFDAAVSVESLHHFSKEEKIPLYAKLHKSLKKTGYFILTDYFSLSDEEEELHRNELLHLKQLQKINDNEFYHYDTPLTVEHEMEALQAAGFSSIKILKNWGQTFILKAYK, from the coding sequence ATGCTTGAGAAAATGGTGGATTTTTTCGATAACCGCTTAGATGAATACGATAAACACCAATTAACCTGTATTGAGTCAGCGCAGGAATTTTATCCGTTTACAGCTGAATGTCTCCCTAAGGAACCACGAACCCATATTCTTGATTTGGGCTGTGGTACTGGATTGGAACTAGAAGAATATTTTAAGATCAACCCTACCGCCAAAGTAACGGGCATTGACCTTGCACCCGGAATGTTAAGCGTATTAAAAGCAAAGTTTCCCGAAAAGGATATTAAATTGGTTTTGGGCTCATACTTTGACATTCCATTCGGATGCGAAGTATTTGACGCCGCTGTATCTGTGGAGTCACTTCACCATTTTTCTAAAGAGGAAAAAATACCGCTTTATGCAAAATTACATAAATCACTAAAGAAAACGGGCTATTTTATTTTGACGGATTATTTTTCATTATCTGATGAAGAGGAAGAGTTGCACAGGAATGAACTGCTTCACCTAAAGCAGCTGCAAAAAATTAATGATAATGAGTTTTATCACTATGATACCCCATTAACTGTAGAGCATGAGATGGAAGCACTACAGGCTGCGGGTTTTTCTTCAATAAAAATACTGAAAAACTGGGGTCAAACCTTTATTCTTAAGGCATACAAATAA
- a CDS encoding carbon-nitrogen family hydrolase (High confidence in function and specificity) has product MYLKIALLQLLPMETIKDNLQKGIEACREAKKREADIALFPEMWNDGYDIPEDLNELKRKSISVESDFVKQFQSLARELKMAIGVTFLESFNPLPKNTVCIFDMYGNLVLNYAKVHTCEFGDEARLSKGEDFYVADLETGKGIIKVGAMICYDREMPESARILMLKGAELVLVPNACPMEINRLSQLRARAYENMMAIATCNYPAGKPDCNGHSTLFDGVAYLPDRPGSRDMCILEAGEEEGIYIAELDVDMLRKYRETEVHGNAYRRPSKYKMLIDEDVKYPFIRSDTSR; this is encoded by the coding sequence ATGTATTTAAAAATTGCACTGCTTCAGTTATTGCCAATGGAAACTATTAAAGATAATCTGCAAAAAGGAATTGAGGCCTGCAGAGAAGCGAAAAAACGCGAAGCAGATATTGCACTGTTCCCTGAGATGTGGAATGATGGATATGATATACCTGAGGACCTTAATGAATTAAAAAGAAAATCCATATCGGTGGAAAGCGATTTTGTAAAGCAGTTCCAAAGCCTTGCGCGGGAACTAAAAATGGCTATCGGCGTTACATTTCTGGAGTCATTTAATCCGCTTCCGAAAAACACAGTTTGTATATTCGATATGTATGGGAATTTGGTTCTGAATTACGCAAAAGTACATACCTGTGAATTTGGTGATGAAGCAAGGCTCAGCAAAGGTGAAGATTTTTATGTAGCGGACCTTGAGACCGGTAAAGGAATCATCAAAGTAGGAGCAATGATCTGCTATGATAGGGAGATGCCAGAAAGTGCAAGGATCTTAATGCTTAAAGGTGCTGAATTGGTTCTTGTACCAAATGCATGTCCAATGGAGATTAACCGATTGTCACAGTTAAGAGCGAGAGCCTATGAGAATATGATGGCTATTGCAACTTGCAACTACCCCGCTGGAAAACCTGACTGCAACGGCCATTCTACCCTTTTTGATGGAGTTGCATATCTGCCCGACCGCCCGGGGTCAAGAGATATGTGTATTCTTGAAGCCGGCGAAGAAGAAGGAATATATATTGCAGAACTTGACGTTGATATGCTCAGGAAATACCGAGAAACAGAGGTTCACGGAAATGCGTATCGGCGCCCGAGCAAATATAAAATGCTCATTGACGAAGATGTAAAGTATCCTTTCATACGAAGTGACACGAGCAGGTAA
- a CDS encoding hypothetical protein (High confidence in function and specificity) yields MSKKASKSEKVRKAIIENYKKAEKSFVSQLNFTVPNHPPTIGGFREEIWKQLFEQIVPKKYVIEQSVFLIDSNENVSNEVDLAIFDEMYTPYIFRKGRIKFIPIEAVAAVVQCKSQNVEIDEDIKNIKKWCDSINNLNTSGDSITRLAQLMSVGPAKYQTGTRPIKILCSLQKPSKKLTKSFDIYIIANKKPPRIKIKIPHEDDWNLANWHGQLNMCGNSKTELKYPEVMYSRKLSDYQVIDEKGQLVSLLTLNLQLNQLLMLINNPMFFPHKAYADMFNRKGNGKEDKNDDGNTN; encoded by the coding sequence ATGTCAAAAAAAGCGTCAAAAAGTGAAAAAGTTAGAAAAGCGATAATCGAGAATTATAAAAAAGCTGAAAAGTCGTTTGTGTCACAGCTAAATTTTACTGTACCAAACCACCCACCAACTATCGGAGGATTTCGCGAAGAAATATGGAAGCAACTATTTGAACAAATTGTTCCAAAAAAATATGTAATTGAGCAGTCAGTATTCTTGATTGATTCGAATGAAAATGTTTCAAATGAAGTAGACCTTGCAATTTTTGATGAAATGTATACACCATATATTTTCCGAAAAGGTCGTATCAAATTCATACCGATTGAAGCTGTAGCGGCCGTAGTGCAATGCAAAAGCCAAAATGTGGAAATAGATGAAGACATTAAGAACATCAAAAAATGGTGCGATAGCATTAATAACTTGAATACGTCTGGTGATTCTATAACGAGATTGGCACAATTAATGAGTGTCGGACCTGCTAAATATCAAACAGGAACTCGACCAATAAAGATTTTATGCTCACTCCAAAAGCCGAGTAAAAAGCTTACGAAGAGTTTCGACATTTATATCATTGCTAATAAAAAACCACCAAGAATAAAAATCAAGATACCACATGAAGACGATTGGAATTTAGCAAACTGGCATGGCCAGTTAAATATGTGCGGGAATTCAAAAACAGAATTAAAATATCCAGAAGTAATGTATTCCAGAAAACTTTCTGATTACCAAGTAATTGATGAAAAGGGTCAGCTTGTTTCACTTTTAACATTGAATTTACAGCTCAATCAGCTTTTAATGCTCATAAATAATCCTATGTTTTTCCCGCATAAAGCTTATGCAGATATGTTCAATAGAAAAGGTAACGGAAAAGAGGATAAAAATGATGACGGAAATACCAATTAA
- a CDS encoding hypothetical protein (Family membership) produces MMTEIPIKTLKVISPMFSHGNNDKLEPRPTELKGLLRNTYRIANPYFDSKTLYQHEVERFGGQLKENGEELAKPSPLRIQILDLDSNKESWYEEKFLLFHKKSPKRLCYKFGKVFNVKFETTYSYLKQWYEDLINLALLIGGIGKRTRRGRGCMTTDELSKISYEDLPEYTVKLLNNVCEKKAYVVNGERDIILQNPSDNDKPDNDRPYIKKIHFGSPLLKKTKDCIKEYLKKVDFASHNTKLDFRNSYVLGDVDNGFHFASSVIVSLAEVNEGIVPVYTFLNFVPSKKFENKPKNQKNGYNPTKKQDNEKTKWDNIQDAFVDKIEKGDEK; encoded by the coding sequence ATGATGACGGAAATACCAATTAAAACACTTAAAGTGATCAGTCCAATGTTCAGTCACGGAAACAACGATAAACTTGAACCAAGGCCAACAGAACTAAAAGGACTTTTGCGCAATACATATCGGATTGCCAATCCGTATTTTGATAGCAAAACACTGTATCAGCATGAAGTGGAACGGTTCGGAGGACAACTAAAAGAAAACGGAGAAGAACTTGCAAAGCCCTCCCCATTAAGAATACAAATATTAGATTTGGATAGTAATAAAGAGAGTTGGTATGAGGAAAAATTTCTCTTATTTCATAAGAAAAGTCCCAAAAGATTATGCTATAAATTTGGAAAAGTATTTAATGTTAAATTTGAAACAACATACTCTTATTTGAAGCAATGGTATGAGGATTTGATCAATCTTGCGCTGCTTATCGGCGGGATTGGCAAACGTACACGTCGCGGCCGCGGCTGCATGACAACCGACGAACTGAGCAAAATTTCATATGAAGATTTGCCGGAGTATACTGTAAAACTTTTAAACAATGTGTGTGAAAAGAAGGCTTATGTTGTAAACGGCGAAAGAGACATCATCCTGCAAAATCCATCAGATAACGACAAACCAGACAATGATAGACCCTACATTAAAAAAATACATTTTGGCAGTCCACTACTGAAAAAAACAAAAGACTGTATAAAAGAATACTTGAAAAAAGTAGATTTCGCTTCACACAATACAAAATTAGATTTCCGTAATTCATATGTATTAGGCGATGTAGATAACGGTTTTCATTTTGCTTCTTCCGTTATTGTAAGCCTTGCAGAAGTTAATGAAGGAATTGTTCCGGTGTATACTTTTCTGAACTTCGTGCCTTCAAAAAAATTCGAAAACAAACCCAAAAATCAAAAAAATGGTTACAATCCAACAAAGAAACAGGATAATGAAAAAACGAAATGGGATAATATTCAAGATGCTTTCGTTGATAAAATCGAGAAAGGCGATGAAAAATGA
- a CDS encoding hypothetical protein (Family membership), which translates to MKQYLLSFTIGPVQSFIGNSRKMRDLYAGSFLLSYLIIHTCNAVDALKTDIEIKRLLPVYKENETPNVPNRILLRITFSDEQCLKGENFICSRLDGLAKLMEKEVRSEFKEIYESVFEKCEIKPNKSIIAQLKDFPEVYWAYQECKNVGGKISKDDIEKITSKLQAAKTIRPFSQTTEPAGRKCSLFPEYNAIFVKYKDEKKTQPEFLSEVIEFANEDKWFYALKPGEGLSALAFIKRMLYCIADKKFQKYQYNTNIISVAYMLLKNRFENDPVVENLFKYLSAEAAEAVFDRQNGFDLSKNTGEYTSKDVDIANELIKYLNGEKISSYYAVVKFDGDNIGSTYSNCSEEQQRQLSEEIGEFATKVPDIIKEYKGECIYAGGEDFLGFFPVSKAIRALMALREKFQEMVHNTFSAGIVYAHLMPPLKNVLNLADEMERLAKKDKNSYAITVYKRSGKETIVCNPFGESCASLDALQKIYESVSSGTLSVSSIYSLLSVLQELLDGGQAFQEEMLKPLVVSSICPPEGKEDIITEILNLFEQCNHDLENFTSALKIAAFLGKEEVPCTTK; encoded by the coding sequence ATGAAACAATATCTTCTTTCATTTACAATAGGCCCTGTCCAATCATTTATCGGGAATTCTCGTAAAATGCGGGATTTATACGCAGGGAGTTTTTTATTATCGTATTTAATAATACATACTTGCAACGCAGTCGATGCCCTGAAAACTGATATAGAGATTAAACGGCTTCTTCCTGTTTATAAAGAAAATGAAACACCGAATGTTCCAAACCGAATCTTGTTAAGAATTACATTCTCAGATGAACAGTGTTTAAAAGGTGAAAATTTTATCTGCAGCCGTTTGGACGGACTTGCTAAATTAATGGAAAAAGAAGTTCGGTCCGAATTTAAGGAAATCTATGAGTCTGTCTTTGAGAAATGTGAAATTAAACCTAATAAAAGTATCATAGCTCAGCTTAAAGATTTTCCGGAAGTATATTGGGCTTATCAGGAATGCAAAAATGTCGGTGGTAAAATAAGCAAAGACGACATTGAAAAAATCACCTCAAAATTGCAAGCTGCTAAAACTATAAGACCTTTTTCTCAGACTACTGAACCTGCAGGCAGAAAATGCTCTCTTTTCCCCGAATACAACGCCATATTTGTCAAGTATAAAGATGAGAAAAAGACGCAGCCAGAATTTTTATCTGAAGTAATAGAATTCGCCAACGAAGATAAATGGTTTTACGCATTGAAGCCCGGGGAAGGACTAAGCGCCCTTGCATTCATCAAACGTATGCTTTATTGCATTGCAGATAAAAAATTTCAGAAATATCAGTATAATACCAATATAATTTCTGTTGCATATATGCTCTTAAAGAATAGATTTGAAAATGACCCAGTTGTAGAAAATCTATTTAAATACCTGTCTGCAGAAGCGGCAGAAGCAGTATTTGACCGTCAAAACGGATTTGATTTATCTAAGAATACAGGAGAGTATACTTCTAAAGACGTAGATATAGCTAATGAGCTCATTAAATATTTAAATGGAGAAAAAATATCATCTTACTATGCCGTAGTCAAATTCGACGGCGATAACATTGGCAGTACTTACAGCAATTGTTCGGAAGAGCAGCAAAGACAATTAAGTGAGGAAATCGGAGAGTTTGCAACTAAGGTTCCTGATATCATAAAAGAATATAAAGGCGAATGCATTTATGCCGGAGGGGAGGATTTTTTAGGCTTCTTTCCGGTAAGTAAAGCTATTCGTGCACTTATGGCATTACGTGAGAAATTTCAAGAAATGGTTCATAATACATTTAGCGCAGGGATTGTGTATGCACATCTCATGCCTCCGCTTAAAAATGTGCTCAATTTGGCAGATGAAATGGAGCGGCTGGCAAAAAAGGATAAAAACTCATATGCCATAACTGTATATAAGCGCTCTGGAAAAGAAACAATTGTATGCAATCCATTCGGCGAAAGCTGTGCAAGTTTGGATGCCTTACAGAAAATATATGAATCAGTCAGTTCAGGCACTCTCTCAGTATCCAGCATTTATTCGCTTCTTTCTGTGCTGCAAGAGCTTTTGGACGGCGGACAAGCTTTTCAAGAAGAAATGCTAAAGCCTCTTGTTGTTTCGAGCATCTGCCCTCCGGAAGGTAAAGAAGATATTATAACTGAAATTTTAAATTTATTTGAGCAATGCAATCATGATTTAGAAAATTTCACTTCTGCTCTGAAAATTGCCGCGTTCTTAGGAAAGGAGGAAGTTCCTTGTACTACCAAATAG
- a CDS encoding CRISPR-associated protein, Cmr3 (High confidence in function and specificity), which produces MYYQIDAIDSWFFRDAAPFDAGGVNNYAESIFPPFPYVYAGALRNCAVPIENPDCNKNTFSRRLRIGWNGVIADNHIMFPIPLDLYIEENDGRFIAHELGLSSAAGSSFPLAYFLKSPQKNKKPPHVNGGAYINEKVMRDYLYAETSDFSVCPLGDYIIKENRIGNGIDDNKRMAATGKLYQQTLIIPSNEEHRCSLALEASGIKSPEKSIIHIGGDGKLGIVTRIEKELPIPEPPNIDSDCFKLYLATPAIFEKGWLPGWINSETMTGTFTHDKHSVRVKLFSAAVGRPVAVGGFTCKKNEKSSEKLHDGKDYKLKPTPKEMRYAVPAGSVYYFKLLDGNMKDVIRLFHKKCISEYRESLGFEHWKISRLRYCSRGFGYCLVGAISKHKRGEIHDV; this is translated from the coding sequence TTGTACTACCAAATAGATGCGATAGATTCGTGGTTCTTTAGAGATGCAGCACCATTCGATGCCGGCGGCGTGAACAACTACGCTGAAAGCATTTTCCCACCGTTTCCGTATGTTTATGCTGGTGCGTTAAGAAACTGTGCAGTGCCGATTGAAAACCCAGACTGCAACAAGAATACTTTCTCCAGGCGATTAAGGATAGGATGGAATGGTGTTATTGCAGACAACCACATAATGTTTCCAATTCCCCTTGATCTATATATCGAAGAAAATGATGGTCGATTCATTGCCCATGAATTAGGCTTATCATCCGCGGCTGGGAGCAGTTTTCCTCTTGCCTATTTTCTAAAATCACCGCAAAAAAATAAAAAACCACCTCATGTCAACGGTGGAGCCTATATAAACGAAAAAGTAATGAGAGATTACTTATATGCTGAAACATCAGATTTTTCGGTATGTCCATTGGGTGACTACATCATAAAAGAAAACCGTATTGGAAATGGTATCGATGACAACAAGAGAATGGCAGCCACTGGGAAGCTTTATCAGCAAACTTTGATAATTCCATCTAATGAAGAACATCGATGCAGTCTGGCGCTGGAGGCATCAGGCATTAAATCTCCGGAAAAATCGATTATACATATAGGAGGAGATGGAAAACTAGGTATCGTTACCCGCATAGAAAAAGAGCTTCCGATTCCTGAACCTCCGAATATTGACAGCGACTGTTTCAAACTGTATCTTGCCACGCCCGCTATCTTTGAAAAGGGTTGGCTACCCGGCTGGATTAATAGTGAAACTATGACAGGAACTTTCACCCATGATAAACACAGTGTTCGCGTGAAGCTTTTTAGCGCTGCTGTTGGAAGACCAGTTGCAGTAGGTGGGTTCACTTGCAAGAAAAATGAAAAGTCATCAGAAAAGCTCCATGATGGAAAAGACTACAAGTTAAAACCAACGCCCAAAGAAATGCGCTACGCCGTACCGGCAGGTAGTGTGTACTATTTTAAGCTGCTGGATGGAAACATGAAAGATGTAATACGCCTTTTCCATAAAAAATGCATAAGTGAATACCGCGAATCACTTGGGTTTGAACATTGGAAAATTAGCCGCCTGCGCTATTGCAGCCGCGGTTTCGGTTATTGTTTAGTCGGGGCGATAAGTAAACATAAGAGAGGAGAAATTCACGATGTATGA
- a CDS encoding Cmr4 family CRISPR-associated RAMP protein (High confidence in function and specificity), whose protein sequence is MYDQKKVLFLKVLTPLHAGSGTDIRSVDLPIQREVHTGYPKIESSTIKGCLRDTFEFNDKNKNNNNDHEIINAIFGEEGASELSAAAIAITDARLLFFPVRSAKGIYALITCPMVIKRFQNDMESFGVKNKICIPSDAPALASENNILSLDNNAGKYSILLDEFRYYIGKSPDFERCCNDLKHYIGLTEDIAERAVLLPDDDFKDFVTHATSIVTRIKIGNNGVVENKALFTEEYLPEESILYSFIMMSDAKLDSKPDSKEPKYKAPELMGFFSDKLPPVFQIGADATLGKGFVMTYLKGGDTND, encoded by the coding sequence ATGTATGATCAAAAGAAAGTTTTATTCCTAAAGGTGTTGACTCCGTTACACGCCGGAAGCGGAACTGATATTCGTTCGGTTGATCTCCCCATTCAGCGGGAAGTACATACAGGGTACCCCAAAATCGAGTCTTCAACTATAAAAGGTTGCTTGCGTGATACATTTGAATTCAATGATAAAAATAAAAATAATAATAACGACCATGAAATCATAAATGCAATATTTGGAGAAGAAGGAGCAAGCGAATTATCAGCAGCGGCAATTGCAATTACAGATGCCCGACTGCTGTTTTTCCCCGTTCGTTCTGCAAAAGGCATTTACGCTTTGATTACTTGTCCTATGGTTATAAAAAGATTTCAAAATGACATGGAATCTTTTGGTGTAAAGAATAAAATTTGCATACCATCAGACGCGCCCGCTTTGGCAAGTGAAAACAATATTCTTTCATTGGACAATAATGCCGGCAAGTATTCAATATTGTTAGATGAATTTCGATACTATATTGGAAAAAGTCCTGACTTTGAGCGGTGTTGCAATGATCTCAAGCATTATATCGGCCTGACGGAGGACATAGCTGAAAGAGCTGTTCTACTCCCCGACGACGATTTTAAAGACTTTGTTACACACGCGACATCTATTGTCACCAGAATAAAAATCGGTAACAATGGAGTTGTTGAGAATAAAGCCCTTTTTACTGAAGAATATCTGCCGGAGGAAAGCATCCTTTACAGTTTTATAATGATGTCAGATGCCAAATTAGATTCAAAACCGGATTCAAAAGAACCTAAATACAAGGCACCAGAACTTATGGGCTTCTTCTCTGATAAACTCCCACCTGTTTTTCAAATAGGCGCAGATGCAACGCTTGGTAAAGGTTTTGTCATGACCTATTTAAAAGGCGGTGATACAAATGACTAA
- a CDS encoding hypothetical protein (Family membership) — protein sequence MTKNVVNERAKFAFEKVSKLHGEALQKYRSHVRSLPAMILSNGFGLAMAFIYSKSDYRIFYKHINEWFKEQKTPGFDGNDLMGIIAESEIDTYRFLEAETLALLEWLKRFAEGADSQ from the coding sequence ATGACTAAAAACGTTGTAAACGAACGGGCAAAATTTGCGTTTGAAAAGGTCTCAAAATTGCACGGTGAAGCTCTTCAAAAATACCGCAGTCACGTTCGTTCTCTTCCTGCCATGATTTTAAGCAATGGATTTGGACTTGCCATGGCGTTCATTTACTCAAAAAGTGATTATAGAATATTTTATAAACATATTAATGAATGGTTTAAAGAACAAAAAACACCGGGATTTGATGGTAACGATTTGATGGGTATTATTGCAGAGAGTGAGATTGATACATATCGGTTTCTTGAAGCTGAAACTCTTGCTCTGCTCGAATGGCTGAAACGCTTTGCTGAAGGGGCGGATTCACAATGA
- a CDS encoding hypothetical protein (Family membership) codes for MKKKQQRNNQNDDRNEILPQGTSDLIYHYKNQIDNLFLKFCRYAYLSKGKVTPYFQIKQSYSLKYSNNANDTIKNLLNDLDGKTQYLLTTLNIQYRKFTIEQGDSRWAIGIGGVSPFGNLSVSTLHPVYGIPYIPASTLKGLMRHCWIEINCNGDNDAEEVLRLFGSSENETPKDELEHENRMGQLIFFDSYPDAKCNGTLYRDVITPLYPLYYNNFGGKPPTDDQKPVPIEFICIENMQFNIYIGSYEPLSNDEKSKLENTLSYVFSEQGIGAKTSLGYGRGKLKPV; via the coding sequence ATGAAAAAGAAACAACAACGTAACAATCAAAATGATGACCGAAATGAAATTCTGCCCCAAGGAACCTCCGATCTTATATATCACTATAAAAATCAAATTGATAATCTATTTTTAAAGTTTTGCAGGTATGCATATTTAAGCAAAGGTAAGGTAACACCATATTTTCAAATTAAGCAATCTTATTCTCTAAAATATAGCAACAACGCAAATGATACAATAAAGAATTTGCTGAACGATTTAGATGGCAAGACGCAATATTTGCTGACAACGTTAAATATACAATATAGGAAGTTTACTATAGAGCAAGGTGACTCCCGCTGGGCAATCGGTATCGGTGGAGTGTCGCCATTTGGCAATTTATCAGTTTCAACTCTGCACCCTGTTTATGGGATACCTTACATCCCTGCCAGCACATTGAAAGGTCTTATGCGCCATTGTTGGATTGAAATAAATTGCAATGGCGATAATGACGCTGAGGAAGTGCTGCGGCTGTTCGGTTCGTCCGAGAACGAAACGCCTAAAGATGAATTAGAACATGAAAATAGAATGGGACAGCTTATTTTTTTCGACAGTTACCCAGACGCAAAATGTAACGGAACATTGTATAGAGATGTGATTACTCCACTTTATCCTCTTTACTATAATAATTTTGGAGGTAAACCGCCTACGGATGACCAGAAGCCAGTGCCTATCGAATTCATATGTATTGAAAATATGCAGTTCAATATTTACATCGGTTCATATGAACCGTTAAGTAATGATGAAAAATCAAAACTTGAAAATACACTGAGTTATGTATTTTCAGAACAAGGTATTGGGGCAAAAACTTCATTGGGATATGGACGAGGAAAGTTAAAACCTGTTTGA
- a CDS encoding ABC transporter, ATP-binding protein (High confidence in function and specificity), whose translation MYSVVLDSVCKSYPNGAEPLVILDNASYQFETGKFYSVVGRSGLGKTTLVSIIGTVEKADSGSVIVCDHNLSDVNQKQITEIRRKHIGFVFQNFSLIERYSVLDNLEIPLYFAGIKNSSQRLKMIKDAINSVGIPENKLQKPVSTLSGGEKQRIAICRALINSPSVIIADEPTGNLDEENEQKIIQIFMDIKQQKNCTIIMVTHNLKIANKADVTVTLKNGKIVEADETK comes from the coding sequence ATGTATTCAGTCGTTTTGGATTCTGTATGCAAAAGCTATCCTAATGGTGCAGAGCCGTTGGTGATTTTGGATAATGCGTCTTATCAGTTCGAAACCGGCAAGTTTTACAGTGTAGTCGGCCGGTCCGGGCTTGGAAAAACAACATTGGTCAGTATTATTGGTACCGTTGAAAAGGCTGACAGCGGCTCTGTTATCGTATGCGATCACAACCTTTCTGATGTGAATCAAAAACAGATAACAGAAATCAGGAGAAAGCATATTGGTTTTGTATTTCAGAATTTTTCACTTATCGAACGGTATAGCGTCCTTGACAACTTGGAAATCCCCTTATATTTTGCGGGAATTAAAAACTCCAGCCAACGCTTAAAAATGATTAAAGATGCAATAAATTCTGTAGGAATTCCCGAAAACAAACTGCAGAAGCCTGTTTCAACATTAAGCGGAGGAGAAAAACAGCGGATTGCTATTTGCCGCGCTTTGATTAATTCGCCATCGGTGATTATTGCCGATGAACCCACCGGAAATCTGGATGAAGAGAACGAACAAAAAATAATCCAAATTTTTATGGACATAAAACAGCAGAAAAACTGCACGATTATTATGGTTACGCATAATCTTAAAATCGCCAATAAAGCGGATGTAACTGTGACGCTTAAGAATGGCAAGATTGTCGAGGCGGATGAGACAAAATGA
- a CDS encoding hypothetical protein (Family membership): MKFYFKMAVKSILSNRKKFIHNIAGVSVGVLLLVLVASLSSSFKDVLYSQMKISDDKVMTIAVGNRKNTLTYWCLPVYDNSTLDIVNSEKNIAKSTGIKDIDVTSVFYKDSEGKNKIILSSKIDSSNQVFLDLYRVKIKQGTFCANKDEVIIGADIAKTYGIKFGDSIDIEYLGKKYTFKVSGILDKMRRMGYSNITDVINNIILISEESPIVKDSKYSAILAEVTDVNLLEQESKRITDLLNTKSNMSQELIDTGLDAIVVNNLAILEMINGYFKYVNMFIILLFLITSLIVVLNFSNIMTITIMGRKREIGIMKIIGGSNSQISKFYSVECMFTGIVGSVIGLILGILIYLLIIFALNWTFRLSLIVCLFALLVGIISPTLAGVLTQRKIKKQTISDIFNE; encoded by the coding sequence ATGAAATTCTATTTTAAAATGGCCGTTAAAAGCATTCTCTCAAACAGGAAAAAATTTATACATAATATTGCGGGCGTTTCAGTAGGTGTACTTCTTTTAGTTTTAGTTGCTTCCCTTTCAAGTTCTTTTAAAGATGTGCTATACTCTCAAATGAAAATATCAGACGATAAAGTAATGACTATTGCTGTTGGCAACAGAAAAAACACACTTACATATTGGTGTCTTCCTGTTTACGACAACTCTACGCTTGACATTGTAAACAGCGAAAAAAACATCGCTAAAAGCACCGGAATCAAAGATATAGATGTAACATCTGTATTTTATAAAGATTCCGAAGGAAAAAACAAAATAATTTTATCTTCGAAGATTGATTCTTCAAATCAAGTGTTTCTTGATTTGTATAGGGTTAAAATAAAGCAAGGTACTTTCTGCGCAAATAAAGATGAAGTGATTATTGGAGCCGATATTGCCAAAACGTATGGAATTAAATTTGGTGACTCTATTGACATAGAGTATTTGGGGAAAAAATATACGTTTAAAGTTTCTGGTATCCTCGACAAGATGAGGAGAATGGGATACTCTAACATCACGGATGTAATAAACAATATTATTCTAATAAGCGAAGAAAGCCCTATTGTTAAAGACAGCAAATACAGCGCAATACTTGCTGAGGTAACTGATGTAAATTTACTTGAGCAAGAATCAAAGCGGATTACCGATTTATTGAATACAAAATCTAATATGTCACAAGAATTGATCGACACAGGTCTTGACGCTATCGTAGTGAATAATCTCGCTATTTTAGAGATGATAAACGGGTATTTCAAATATGTAAATATGTTTATCATTTTGCTCTTCCTTATTACTTCACTCATTGTAGTACTGAATTTCTCAAATATAATGACTATTACAATAATGGGCCGGAAACGGGAAATCGGTATAATGAAAATTATCGGCGGCAGCAATTCACAGATTTCAAAGTTTTACTCGGTTGAATGCATGTTTACTGGTATTGTTGGCTCCGTTATCGGTTTAATTCTGGGCATATTGATTTATCTGTTGATAATATTTGCACTAAATTGGACGTTTAGGCTGTCTCTGATTGTTTGCTTATTTGCTTTACTCGTCGGTATTATAAGCCCAACACTCGCTGGCGTGCTCACTCAAAGGAAAATTAAGAAGCAGACAATCTCGGATATATTTAACGAGTAA